The sequence below is a genomic window from Stigmatopora nigra isolate UIUO_SnigA chromosome 4, RoL_Snig_1.1, whole genome shotgun sequence.
TAAAACAGCAAAGCAATCCATGTTAATTCACGGATACCATTTGTTTAAGTCAAAGACAACTTTCCGATTGGTTAGTTTTTACACCGCAAGGCATAACACTCTTActagataatttttttttaattaaaaatagtcatttgcGGCCCAAGACAGGCAATTCCCGTGACTatacgtccgttcgaccaaacgtcctttcgaccaaacgtcctttcggccaaacgtcctttcggccaaacgtcctttcggccaaacgtcctttcggccaaacgtccgctcggccaaacgtccgctcgaccaaacgtccgttcgaccaaacgtccgttcgaccaaacgtccgttcgaccaaacgtccgttcgaccaaacgtcccttcgaccaaatgtccgttcgaccaaatgtccgtttgaccaaacatccagggaccaaacgtccaggtacTGGCAATTCCAGATCATTCCCTTTCTATACCTGTTACTCAATGAGTTAAGAGCAACACTGACGACATTAGCATTAGCCGCTTAGCAATGTATCATTCCAAAAAGCACACAATACGTGGACAAAACACGTGCTCAACCCGCATTGGCCGAGCGAAAAGCCTACGTGTCCCGAGGCGGACATCCTGTCCATAGTGGGCGTCTGCAACAAAGGCAAATCCAGAGCCACATCCGGCGACCCGGGGCAAGTCGACGGCGTCACAGACTCGTCCATCCAGCTAGCTTCGGTCATCGGAGTCACGCTACCGTCGGTGTACAACCTCTCGGTGTAAGGGGTCATGGTCCCGTCGGCTCCGTCGTGGAAGGACAAGGACAGATCCTCGTCAGCCCATTCCAGATCTCCGTTTGTGTCTGTACACCCGTCCACCGATTCATCCgtggtggtgttggtggtgCAAGTAAACATGTCTGGTTGTACACTCTTCCTGTCCATTGGTAGAATCAATTCCTCTTGCAGTTCTGGTGGTCCACTTCCGAGACTAAACGCCTCCGTGGGTAGGTGTAGATCTTTGTCCTGGACCGAGTTATTCTGAGAAAAACTCATCTCGAGGAGTTTATCAAGTGCTTCATCCAGGGATTGTTGTTCTAGAAGTAGTGGAGTACTCCGAGTAGTTTGCGGTGACGGATGACCACTGGGAATTGAGCTTGGGAAGGTTCCAGGTGAAGGAATGTTGACCAGAGGGGATGGTGAGGAGGTTTGGAAGGAGTTAATAGTGAGGTTTGGAGACATTGAGGAAGGTAAAGGTAGCGGTGATTGAGTTTTAGGGTTGACGGAGGCAGTTAGATTCGTGCTCTGATCTGAGAAGACGCCATTGGTCAGATTGTCAGGTGAACAAGCAGCTTCTTGGGTTGAACCATGGTCCACGGCTGGGCTTGGTGATTTGGAGCTTTTGTGGTCCAACACCGTGTTTACCGAAGCCATTGAAGGAGTAGATGATGGACTTGAACTGCTTCTTTGTAGGGTGTTCCTGGCAGAGGCATCAAGGACGAGTAGGGAATGTTGGGGACATTGCGGACCAGAGGAAAACTCATCGGGGACACGGTCCAGATCGCTACCCGCCGAGAGGGTGGAAATGGGACTGTGGCCTACAAGGCGATCCAGGCGGTTTGTGGACAAGCCTCGGTTGACGGAGTCCTCGTCTATGTGAAGTTCTAGACCGGTGGGGAAAGAGAGCGTAGGAGAAGTACAGGTGGATAGATCGAGGGAAGGAGAAGCTGACGTAGGGGCGAAGGTAGAAGTGGAAGGAGAGCTGGGCTAGAAATACAGAGAGGAAAGTAAGATGAAATGCGGGAGTGGAAAGGATAGGGGATGACTTTCAGCCATACTTTTGTGTCTCTACCTTAAAGTCAGACAAAGAGGCCATCAGTTCATCTAATTCTCTTGTAGCACATGAAGCGGAAATCCGTGTTTGTTGCTGAGATGGGCTGTCTAAATCACTGTGTCGGGGGGAGGGGCTAGAAAATATAAGACATCAGTCTTAGAGTTAAACTTGGACATGTTGATCTGACTCAAAGTAGCTGTAGCTGTTGtcctagatcaagggtgtcagagtcGGGTTGGTTCTCGGGCCACTTTAACATCtaattgatttcatgtgggccagaatattttagatataatatttagattgttttttttgtaaattggattaaaagaactggatcaaaatccctaaatagtcagtttttatagttctaaagcaatgtttatttaagtttttctttctttgtaagggaacatttcttttaatcatgttttttttatttaaaaaggaaacaaaatatgttttaaaattatgtggcatattaaagtggaaaatggaaaatatttatatatttatttttagattttacaaaatgctttttgaacaaaaaacaaaagaaaaaaatgattaaaaaatgacaattattgatttaaaagggggaaaataaggaaatataatatatatttataatcttcattttaatttggtcctaaaacagaaagttggcactcatgatttacattccccgggccgcaaaaaatgatgcggcgggccagatttggcccccgggccgccactttgacaccatgccCTAACTTGGGTCAATCAAGCAGGGATCTATTTGCCGCACATCCAAATAATCTTAAAATTTAGCATTAAAATGTTGTTAATCTCAATCTCACCTGGTTGAAGGTACCGAACCCTCCAGGTCATCCAGAAGACTCTCCACATTGGGCCGGTTTTCATCTTGCCTCATTCCATTCCCATTGGGCTCCTCTTGAGGGGGTGGACTCACTCTAATATCAGGGGCATTGCCATTTTCATAATGAGTGACGCCGGTGGACGGCAATGGTGGAGCTCTCTCCTCTGCGGAAACATTACTCGGCCCGTTTAGCACCAAGAAAACCGGTGGGTGAAGACCAAGACCTGAAAAAGTACCTGTAGTGGCGAATGAAGGGGAGCTCTGTTGAACAGCATTCAGCTCTAAAAGCAGTCTGTCAAGTTCTGACAGGTTGCTGCCCAGGACGGTGGACATGGCTGAGTCGGAGGATTTTACTTTGTTGGGAAAGCTGATGGAGAAATTGGGAGTTAACATGGAAGATCAATAACGAAGATGCTAAAAAGGCTACATGCTAACCTGTAGACGTGGTCCTCTTCGAAATGAGTAGGAGAACTGCTACAGTCCCTTGACCATGAGCTCTTCTGGCCAGAACCTAAAGACTGCAATGATGCCAAAATGACTTATTTGCACAAAATAGTTTATAATTTTTTGCAttgcaacgcactcgtaacataacagaaacaaatttaaatgaactgatGCAGAcatactcaaaaataagtttaatctaacctaacactaaatttaattctaattttgtttcgaattttgatacttttcttctcccagtttggctctattggccccgcctccaacctgactttcagatgcaacctatcaagggttgtttgcttttgtattcccttcaaaatattccaaaaatgatgcacacaaatgttctcACAAAAAGAAGTAGTATTTACGATAAGAAGTAGTATTTCGtccaagggtgtcaaagtggtggcccgggggccaaatctggcccttcgcatcattttgtgtggcccgggaaagtaaatcatgagtgccgactttctgttttaggatcaaattaaaatgaagagtatagatgtatattaaatttcctgattttcccccttttaaatcaataattgtcatttttaaccattttttctgtgtttttagttcaaaaatcattttgtaaaatctaaaaatatatttcaaaaaagctaaaataaacattgtttgagatctataaaaaactaaatattcagggtttttaatccagttcttttaatccatttgtaaaaaaaaagatctaaatattatatctaaaatggtagtACAAGTAAGTTAAAGGTAGGAGAGTGACTAGTACCTGCTGAGGCGAGCCATCAGAATGTTCTTGCGCTGAACCATTCAAAGCCTCACTTGAAGGCGGAGGAGGAACCGGTGGTGGAACCGCTAGATCCTGGTAAGTATTCCCACCACCGGTAGGGATGGAGTAGGGGGTCTCTTCTTGCAAAAACACGGGTCTCTTAGAAATATGGGATGTCGTTGATTCCAGGTCAGCCAGTAATGcgtctgaaaaataaaaagtccaaTTTCCCATCAAAGAAGCAAAAGTAAAGGACAGAAATGGTGTGAATTGACAACTAGATGAACAGTCGGACATTTGTCAGGCTGTAAAAAGACAACAGCACCGTCTGGCTGGTTTTAAGCCGTCATCAAAATGCTATTCAGCACTTGTACTGCCGCCATAGTGACATCACAACAACGCAACCTATTTTGTCTGCCAGCCCTTCACAATAAATCCAAGCTCGTTGACTCGGAGGAATGTGTGGATCAGAACCAATGGGATTGTTCCGAGGTGTTGTTCAACACTGTTCAGGGCAGGAAGTGCGCCACCCCCTCTATGTGGTGGCAAATGGAATCATAGGATAAAATAGACTCTTACATCATATAACATACTTTGGGCATTTtggattcttttaaaaaaatggaagacgtttactgtaaaaataaatgtatgataCAACACTTAAACtacagtccatttttttatatattttttttagattttccaaaatgatttttgaactaaaaacacagaaaaatggatcaaaaaattgcaattattgttttaaaagggggaaaaaaacaggaaatataatatacatcaatcaaaaaacattttttttacgatCCTATAGAACTGAAGCGAACCCAATTGCAATTTTGTATTTGAAACGGATGactattttgattgttttttttaaaaatagattaaaagaactggattaaaagccttgaatattcagttttatagatctaaaacaatgtttattaaagcttttatttaaaatatatttttagattttacaaaattatttttgaactaaaactgaaaaaatgatttaaaaaatgacaattattgatttaaaagggaaaaaaatcagaaaatataatatacatctatactcttcattttaatttgatcctaaaacagaaagtcagcactcatgattgactttcccgggccgcacaaaatcatactgtgggccagatttggcccccgggccaccactttgacacccgtgcacAATACAATTATTCTCTACGAAAAGTattgactaaaaaaataataatttcaaacaAGTAAACACATGTTGGACTAATCCACATTGTGAATGTTGGCCTAGTGTCCAAAGGTTAGGTGTTGAATTGAGGCCGGTTTAGCATAAAGCACATGGGAGCTCCTGCCTATTTAAAGCACTAAGCCTAGGGGCGACTAGCTCATGTCTCTGCAAATGATCTGAAACATCACGGCCTTCTCAAAATAATCTGCACCTGGCGTTGACATGCTGAACAAGGAAGGTCTCACTGACGGTGTCTGTCACTTAAAAGACAAAGCCTCCAGGAAAGAAACATTGCAGTGTTTGTTTGGTTGGCTTTGACCGTCTCATACTTACATTAAAGTTGCTCAGTGCAAATCGAAAATAAAATCGGTGTCAACACATCATTATTCTGTCTAACTTGTTCCTATTAAAGTCTTTAGACTAGGAAGAAAACTCTATGGCCGGATTGAGgtttttcaagatggcgcctAAGTGGATTCAGCAAAATAACCTTTAAATAAGAATGACAATGTCCCAATAAATAGAGCAGGAATTCTATAtaaaattttgaatttttagatttaaaaaacagTTGAATGACATAGTAACTGAATTTTGATTGTTCTGTCAAACTATTACAGAATTAACAGGCTTAATTAATGCTTACagcattggtgtcaaagtggcggcccatgggccaaatctggcccgccagattatttttttgtggcccaagaaagtaaatcatgagtgctgactttctgttttaggatcaaattaaaatgaagagtattgatttatattaaattttctgattttcccccttttaaattaataattgtcattttttaatcatttttttctgttttcagttcaaaaatatttttttttaaatctaaaaatatatttaaaaaacaaaaataaacattgttttagaaaacagaatattctgggcttttaataaagttattttaatcaattcattaaaaaaaaatgaaatattatatctaaaatggtccggtc
It includes:
- the pxnb gene encoding uncharacterized protein pxnb isoform X1; its protein translation is MDDLDALLADLESTTSHISKRPVFLQEETPYSIPTGGGNTYQDLAVPPPVPPPPSSEALNGSAQEHSDGSPQQSLGSGQKSSWSRDCSSSPTHFEEDHVYSFPNKVKSSDSAMSTVLGSNLSELDRLLLELNAVQQSSPSFATTEERAPPLPSTGVTHYENGNAPDIRVSPPPQEEPNGNGMRQDENRPNVESLLDDLEGSVPSTSPSPRHSDLDSPSQQQTRISASCATRELDELMASLSDFKPSSPSTSTFAPTSASPSLDLSTCTSPTLSFPTGLELHIDEDSVNRGLSTNRLDRLVGHSPISTLSAGSDLDRVPDEFSSGPQCPQHSLLVLDASARNTLQRSSSSPSSTPSMASVNTVLDHKSSKSPSPAVDHGSTQEAACSPDNLTNGVFSDQSTNLTASVNPKTQSPLPLPSSMSPNLTINSFQTSSPSPLVNIPSPGTFPSSIPSGHPSPQTTRSTPLLLEQQSLDEALDKLLEMSFSQNNSVQDKDLHLPTEAFSLGSGPPELQEELILPMDRKSVQPDMFTCTTNTTTDESVDGCTDTNGDLEWADEDLSLSFHDGADGTMTPYTERLYTDGSVTPMTEASWMDESVTPSTCPGSPDVALDLPLLQTPTMDRMSASGHVGFSLGQCGLSTCFVHVLCAFWNDTLLSG